Genomic window (Plectropomus leopardus isolate mb unplaced genomic scaffold, YSFRI_Pleo_2.0 unplaced_scaffold20245, whole genome shotgun sequence):
TAGACTAGTTAGACTATAGTTGGTTTGTTTCTTATCTTCCAAAGTGACTGGAAGAGTAAACAAACTTCACAGTTTGGTTTTGTTAGGTCACCTCACTTATCTGCTAATTTTATGGATTGTTGTGATAAAGTCCTCACTGTCTTAAAATTCAAATGCAGTGTAATGCCCTTTACACACCTGATGACATGATATTTTTCTAACATTGTGTACTAGGAACTCATCTCAGCAGAAGTACTGAAACTGTACGGTTTGACAAAAGATCACAACCAGAAGACTGACTGGCAGAAGATGCTCAAGTTTGGCAGAAAGAAGCGAGACAGAGTTGATCACATTCTGGTAGGTCCCATCCCATTATCTAAATATTATCGAAATCGAaatat
Coding sequences:
- the LOC121965500 gene encoding centrosome-associated protein 350-like → MLQEIFAEDPNTDQPQWVKPRRVKSSFFHRVKTTGDLTKIQELISAEVLKLYGLTKDHNQKTDWQKMLKFGRKKRDRVDHIL